A single window of Cetobacterium sp. 8H DNA harbors:
- a CDS encoding META domain-containing protein produces MKKVMGLLLMITILFGGCTSLGTKKQKLVGKEYILVQENSIPNVLIGFDEHNFYGFSGLNNYFGRYEKKGNKIKLEKLGSTLMAGSDKVMKMETEYLNKIEKVQYYSIEDDILTLELNDGEVLKYKENKKLEKK; encoded by the coding sequence ATGAAAAAAGTTATGGGATTACTACTAATGATTACAATTTTATTTGGAGGTTGTACAAGTTTAGGTACAAAGAAACAAAAGTTAGTTGGAAAAGAGTATATTCTTGTTCAAGAAAATTCAATACCAAATGTTTTAATTGGATTTGATGAGCATAACTTTTATGGATTTTCTGGCTTAAATAATTATTTTGGAAGATATGAGAAAAAAGGAAATAAAATCAAACTAGAAAAATTAGGATCTACTCTAATGGCTGGTTCTGACAAAGTTATGAAAATGGAAACAGAATATTTAAATAAAATAGAAAAAGTTCAGTATTATTCAATCGAAGATGATATATTAACATTGGAATTAAATGATGGGGAAGTATTAAAATATAAGGAAAATAAAAAATTAGAAAAAAAATAA
- a CDS encoding nitrite/sulfite reductase has translation MKRIDEKLKEIEKEYLELQEGIEEYSNNNMKSADLKKRGSKFGIYEQKGKTMMLRLKAVGGELSLKKFKSLSEIMKKEEISYLHLSTRQNYQLHQVDFTRVKSTIEDCNSNEMYFRGGGGNTFRSILVSTYTGVEKRGGFDVMPYARMVENEVFFMDKAFDFGRKLKIGFSNSLEDEFVMAVQDMGFVAKEINGRRGFKVYSGGGMGRNSKIGYVLIDFLPEEDLLRAVKAIIDLFYDRGDRVNRMQARLRFLVEKLGISGFRQLFLEYFNKETIENGKISEIDYLKKVDKLAKFEAEEETKDFLHWKEICVKETKFKDVVSLVLYVKNGDLTVEDVEKLSRLMGDLKTPLIRATINQNLVIPLVHKSALPYIYNYLNKEIPEVVTQTISIRGQIRSCVGAKVCMIGVQDSVSIADAIGKELDSLAKEYPQYRKIIFKEAKNIRISGCPSSCAGVPVAPLGFIGLKKKINDKLVDCMQVYMGGILTEGIQSLAFEIPNLILPIEEIPILVKSLFKDYLEALQTYDISFSSYMYERRLEEFR, from the coding sequence ATGAAAAGAATTGATGAAAAATTAAAAGAGATTGAAAAAGAGTATTTAGAATTACAAGAGGGAATTGAAGAATATTCAAATAATAATATGAAATCAGCAGATTTAAAAAAAAGAGGTTCTAAGTTTGGAATATATGAACAAAAAGGTAAGACAATGATGCTTAGATTAAAAGCTGTTGGTGGTGAATTATCATTAAAAAAATTTAAATCTTTATCAGAGATAATGAAAAAAGAGGAAATCTCATATTTACATCTTTCAACTCGTCAAAATTATCAATTGCATCAAGTTGATTTTACAAGAGTAAAGTCAACAATAGAAGATTGTAACTCAAACGAAATGTATTTTAGAGGTGGAGGAGGAAATACTTTTAGAAGTATACTAGTTTCTACTTATACAGGAGTGGAAAAAAGAGGTGGATTTGATGTTATGCCATATGCAAGAATGGTTGAAAACGAAGTATTTTTTATGGATAAAGCCTTTGATTTTGGAAGAAAATTAAAAATAGGTTTTTCAAATAGCTTAGAAGATGAGTTTGTAATGGCAGTTCAAGATATGGGATTTGTAGCAAAAGAAATAAATGGAAGAAGAGGATTTAAAGTTTATTCTGGTGGAGGAATGGGAAGAAATAGTAAGATCGGTTATGTTTTAATTGATTTCTTACCAGAAGAAGATTTACTAAGAGCAGTAAAAGCTATAATTGATTTATTTTATGATCGTGGAGATAGAGTAAATAGAATGCAAGCAAGATTAAGATTTTTAGTTGAAAAACTTGGGATTTCTGGTTTTAGACAGTTATTTTTAGAATATTTTAATAAAGAAACTATAGAAAACGGAAAAATATCAGAAATTGATTATCTTAAAAAAGTAGACAAGCTAGCTAAGTTTGAAGCAGAAGAAGAAACAAAAGATTTTTTACATTGGAAAGAGATCTGTGTAAAAGAAACAAAATTTAAAGATGTGGTTTCGTTAGTTTTATATGTAAAAAATGGTGATTTAACAGTTGAAGACGTTGAGAAGTTATCTAGATTAATGGGAGATTTAAAGACACCATTAATTAGAGCTACCATAAATCAAAATCTAGTTATACCATTGGTTCATAAATCTGCACTTCCATACATTTATAATTATTTAAATAAAGAGATACCAGAGGTTGTGACACAAACAATTTCTATTAGAGGACAGATAAGATCTTGTGTAGGAGCCAAAGTTTGTATGATTGGTGTTCAAGATTCAGTAAGCATTGCAGATGCGATAGGAAAAGAGTTAGATAGCCTAGCAAAAGAGTACCCACAATATAGAAAAATTATATTTAAAGAAGCTAAAAATATTAGAATATCAGGTTGTCCAAGTTCATGTGCAGGTGTACCAGTAGCACCTCTTGGTTTTATAGGATTAAAGAAAAAAATAAACGATAAATTAGTTGATTGTATGCAAGTTTATATGGGTGGAATTTTAACTGAAGGAATTCAATCTCTAGCATTTGAAATTCCTAACTTGATTCTTCCTATAGAAGAGATACCAATTCTTGTAAAATCATTGTTTAAAGATTATTTAGAAGCTTTACAGACATATGATATTAGTTTTAGTAGTTATATGTATGAAAGAAGATTAGAAGAGTTTAGATAA
- the pncA gene encoding bifunctional nicotinamidase/pyrazinamidase: protein MKALIVVDIQNDFCEGGSLAVKDAHQIIDIANNMIKYFNQNNFLVVATKDWHPSTHKSFASNSNGTIGEVGTLNGLLQVWWPDHCIENTYGSEFHPDLAEIKTIIYKGTDLEIDSYSGFFDNGKLKETNLLKILKENSVTELFILGLATDYCVKYTVLDALELGFDVNVVSNGCKGVNLSPNDSDNAFLEMQNKGAKIIEWK, encoded by the coding sequence GGTGGAAGCTTAGCTGTAAAAGATGCTCATCAAATTATTGATATTGCTAATAATATGATTAAGTACTTCAATCAAAATAATTTTTTAGTTGTAGCCACAAAAGACTGGCATCCATCTACTCACAAAAGTTTTGCTAGCAATTCTAATGGAACTATTGGAGAGGTAGGTACATTAAATGGCCTTCTACAGGTTTGGTGGCCCGATCATTGTATCGAGAATACATATGGCTCTGAATTCCATCCTGATTTAGCTGAAATTAAAACTATAATATATAAGGGAACTGACTTAGAAATTGATTCATACAGCGGATTTTTTGATAATGGTAAATTAAAAGAAACTAATCTACTAAAAATTTTAAAAGAAAATTCAGTTACTGAACTATTTATTCTTGGTTTAGCTACTGATTACTGTGTTAAATATACTGTTTTAGATGCTTTAGAACTAGGTTTTGATGTCAATGTAGTATCAAATGGATGTAAAGGTGTCAATCTTTCTCCTAATGATTCTGACAATGCCTTTTTAGAAATGCAAAATAAAGGTGCCAAAATAATAGAGTGGAAATAA